The following proteins come from a genomic window of Streptomyces sp. ALI-76-A:
- a CDS encoding ABC transporter substrate-binding protein produces the protein MHAPPSPLEAERSDGGSGSVRIGVLVPLTRPGWVEAGHHLLAGIELAGREVNDTGGIAGRPLELVVRDTAADPRKAAAAVDELARLGVAALAGEYHSVVARAAAARADALGLPFLCSSAVLDALTEQPTEWVARLSPPQSRGWRVYADFLLGAGHSRIAVAAQPSIYWASGTRVVRDHLAPRGGTVIELDMNALTPAAVCDALVDHRATALLLLVGHPEPAVSIVKAVRRDQRLAEVMMGAPAGQPEFAAWATSLGDDGAGIPFLRYLPERLGPLGARVERALRERLAGAPSFVAFEGYDTITVLADVLRSHGTDRARTAESWPRVAVQGSRGRIEFSRTPGISVWQWTGTPVHVVDRDPAEPGRFRILHAG, from the coding sequence ATGCATGCGCCACCATCGCCACTGGAGGCGGAGCGGTCTGACGGAGGATCGGGATCCGTCCGGATCGGTGTGCTCGTTCCGCTGACTCGGCCCGGCTGGGTCGAGGCGGGCCACCACTTGCTCGCCGGAATCGAGTTGGCCGGTCGCGAGGTGAATGACACCGGCGGAATCGCCGGGAGACCACTTGAGCTGGTGGTCCGGGACACCGCGGCTGACCCGCGGAAGGCCGCGGCGGCCGTGGACGAGTTGGCTCGCCTGGGCGTCGCCGCCCTGGCGGGGGAGTACCACAGCGTCGTCGCTCGCGCCGCTGCGGCGCGGGCCGACGCCCTCGGCCTGCCGTTCCTGTGCTCGTCAGCGGTTCTCGACGCCCTCACCGAACAGCCGACGGAATGGGTGGCGCGTCTCTCCCCGCCGCAGTCCCGCGGCTGGCGGGTCTACGCGGACTTCCTCCTCGGCGCGGGCCACAGCCGTATCGCCGTAGCGGCCCAGCCGAGCATCTACTGGGCGTCTGGGACCCGCGTCGTGCGGGACCACCTGGCGCCCCGCGGCGGCACCGTCATCGAACTCGACATGAATGCGCTCACCCCCGCGGCCGTGTGCGACGCACTCGTCGACCACCGGGCGACAGCCCTCCTCCTTCTCGTCGGCCACCCGGAGCCGGCGGTGTCGATCGTCAAGGCCGTCCGCCGCGACCAGCGCCTCGCCGAGGTCATGATGGGCGCTCCGGCCGGGCAGCCGGAGTTCGCCGCATGGGCGACCTCGCTGGGCGACGACGGCGCGGGGATCCCGTTCCTGCGCTACCTGCCCGAACGCCTCGGCCCACTCGGTGCGCGAGTGGAGAGGGCCTTGCGCGAGCGGCTGGCCGGGGCGCCCTCCTTCGTCGCCTTCGAGGGCTACGACACGATCACCGTTCTCGCCGACGTGCTGCGTTCCCACGGCACGGACCGGGCGCGCACCGCCGAGTCCTGGCCGCGTGTCGCGGTCCAAGGCAGCCGTGGGCGGATCGAGTTCTCCCGCACGCCGGGCATCAGCGTATGGCAATGGACCGGGACGCCCGTCCACGTCGTTGATCGAGACCCGGCGGAACCCGGTCGCTTCCGGATCCTTCACGCCGGCTGA
- a CDS encoding ricin-type beta-trefoil lectin domain protein, protein MSDQQQASGDSSARKAVAATPDADGAAARLTGAGEPPAASTPEGADAEKAARNEAAAGADPQEGIRPPAGPKGRAASSVAGTAAVGPAGDAGHAEEASTGEKAGHTGTVEATAEKADSGDVKAGGEEEGNAGKARGEDTAGRAERNGARALSAAATTGQPRAAATAVSGGGATSSSESGVGRPRKPVLAGAAIAGALLIAVPLLITVADRDEEKKVVDTAAADTVLDEADDPAGVFVTQSPSPTRTKPKADPGKKQEKEKKEAGPASPAAEKAAAPVTVPSPSPSKKEKEEKKKAAVKKAPSSLPAVLTRVLIKNNTNRTCVDVPGFTSGSANGPVTHATCNSNTDDNQLWNVEKRYDKAGPGGVPLFQIRNVMDSMCLDLPGYQGVGGATKVTEFPCDGTTRDNQLWWLDKQSDGTFWIRNAASNNQCLDSYGPDDDTRELIVWPCAPESQNNHEWTFTRS, encoded by the coding sequence ATGTCCGACCAGCAGCAGGCTTCGGGGGACTCCTCCGCCCGCAAGGCGGTAGCCGCCACACCCGACGCCGACGGCGCCGCGGCCCGTCTCACCGGCGCCGGGGAGCCTCCGGCCGCCTCCACGCCGGAAGGCGCCGACGCGGAGAAGGCCGCCAGGAACGAAGCGGCGGCCGGTGCCGATCCCCAGGAAGGGATCCGACCCCCCGCCGGGCCGAAGGGCCGGGCGGCTTCGTCGGTGGCCGGCACGGCGGCCGTCGGTCCGGCCGGCGACGCGGGCCACGCCGAGGAAGCGTCCACCGGCGAGAAGGCCGGGCACACCGGCACCGTCGAGGCGACGGCCGAGAAGGCCGACAGCGGCGACGTGAAGGCCGGCGGGGAGGAAGAGGGCAACGCAGGCAAAGCCCGGGGCGAGGACACCGCAGGCAGGGCGGAGAGGAACGGCGCGCGGGCTCTCTCCGCCGCGGCGACCACGGGGCAGCCGAGGGCCGCTGCGACCGCCGTATCCGGTGGTGGTGCCACCAGCTCCAGCGAGAGCGGGGTCGGCCGCCCCCGCAAACCGGTGCTCGCCGGTGCCGCGATCGCCGGCGCCCTCCTGATCGCCGTGCCGCTGCTGATCACCGTGGCCGACAGGGACGAGGAGAAGAAGGTCGTCGACACCGCGGCCGCCGACACGGTGCTGGACGAGGCCGACGACCCGGCAGGCGTCTTCGTCACCCAGTCGCCCTCCCCCACCCGGACCAAGCCGAAGGCGGATCCGGGGAAGAAGCAGGAGAAGGAGAAGAAGGAGGCGGGGCCCGCGTCGCCGGCCGCGGAGAAGGCCGCCGCACCCGTCACGGTACCGAGCCCCTCGCCGAGCAAGAAGGAGAAGGAGGAGAAGAAGAAGGCCGCCGTGAAGAAGGCGCCGAGCAGCCTGCCGGCGGTTCTCACGAGGGTGCTGATCAAGAACAACACCAACCGCACCTGTGTGGACGTCCCCGGGTTCACCAGCGGCTCGGCGAACGGGCCGGTGACGCACGCGACGTGCAACAGCAACACCGACGACAACCAGCTGTGGAATGTCGAGAAGCGTTACGACAAGGCCGGGCCCGGTGGCGTCCCGCTCTTCCAGATCCGCAACGTCATGGACAGCATGTGCCTGGACCTGCCCGGCTACCAGGGGGTCGGCGGTGCCACCAAGGTCACGGAGTTTCCCTGCGACGGCACCACGAGGGACAACCAGCTCTGGTGGCTGGACAAGCAGTCCGACGGAACGTTCTGGATACGTAACGCCGCCAGCAACAACCAGTGCCTGGACTCCTACGGGCCCGACGACGACACGCGCGAGCTGATCGTCTGGCCGTGCGCTCCGGAGAGCCAGAACAACCACGAGTGGACCTTCACCCGCTCCTGA
- a CDS encoding CU044_5270 family protein, giving the protein MNDDTTGTSPERHGDREEIARLLPAPADWDLPREQHLRHRDLLMHHIDHDQAAPARPARRLLRPAILAPATALALACAVTAGIALNGGDPAPTGTASHRAAADMQPAAALLDRISDATETRVGLTVRDDQFVYTREKTRGADLTSGKAVLGPLTDHEVWAAQEPGPLRKLGLVRENGETFPINAELGDTEGTPAGINRPTYRWLGSLPTDPDKLLTYLYAKTPQADGRERDQAVFEQIGSLLGGVMPPRTAAALYRAAAKIPGVTPAPEARDAIGREGLGIARDDTRYGIRTEWVFDEKDFAFLGSRSYLTKDAPYGKAGTLLSSAAELEHAVVDEAGRQPTDAERTQTERRS; this is encoded by the coding sequence ATGAACGACGACACCACCGGCACTTCCCCGGAGCGGCACGGCGACCGCGAGGAGATCGCCCGCCTGCTCCCGGCCCCGGCCGACTGGGACCTTCCGCGCGAGCAGCACCTTCGTCACAGGGACCTTCTGATGCACCACATCGACCACGACCAGGCCGCCCCCGCCCGGCCGGCCCGCCGACTGCTGCGGCCCGCGATCCTGGCGCCGGCGACCGCTCTGGCCCTGGCCTGCGCGGTGACCGCGGGGATCGCGCTGAACGGCGGTGACCCGGCGCCCACCGGCACCGCGTCGCACCGCGCGGCCGCGGACATGCAGCCCGCCGCCGCGCTCCTGGACCGGATCTCCGACGCCACGGAGACACGCGTCGGCCTCACGGTGCGCGACGACCAGTTCGTCTACACCAGGGAGAAGACCCGCGGGGCCGACCTGACCAGCGGGAAGGCTGTCCTCGGCCCGCTGACGGACCATGAGGTGTGGGCCGCTCAGGAGCCGGGGCCCCTGCGGAAGCTCGGCCTGGTCCGGGAGAACGGTGAGACGTTCCCCATCAATGCCGAACTCGGTGACACCGAGGGCACACCCGCCGGTATCAACCGGCCCACCTACCGCTGGCTCGGCTCGCTGCCCACCGACCCCGACAAGCTGCTGACCTATCTGTACGCCAAGACCCCGCAGGCCGATGGACGGGAACGGGACCAGGCGGTGTTCGAGCAGATCGGATCCTTGCTCGGCGGGGTGATGCCGCCCCGTACGGCCGCCGCCCTCTACCGGGCCGCGGCGAAGATCCCGGGTGTCACCCCGGCCCCCGAGGCGCGCGACGCGATCGGTCGCGAGGGCCTCGGTATCGCCCGCGACGACACGCGGTACGGCATCCGGACCGAGTGGGTCTTCGACGAGAAGGACTTCGCCTTCCTGGGCTCCCGCAGCTACCTGACCAAGGACGCCCCGTACGGAAAGGCCGGGACCCTGCTGTCCAGCGCGGCCGAGCTGGAACACGCCGTCGTCGACGAAGCCGGCCGACAGCCCACCGACGCGGAGCGGACACAGACCGAGCGCCGAAGCTGA
- a CDS encoding mucoidy inhibitor MuiA family protein — MSTAPKPIPLPVTAVTCLEDRAHVERSTVLDLEAGVQRLRLGPVSALAVDRTLHAELAADHPASVLDVRLVRSWTPRGPLPSTDDSALRVRVHALEEERFTLEQRCDRLRARLGLLGRLAADLLREIGEGAGFGETDGPRWTRELDRVDGERDTYGERLRTAEARLAAVAVELGEAERAMDLTEEEPAELVGHIELTVRAETAGPAGLRLTHLTPCALWRPAYRAVLDGDALTLETDAMVWQRTGEDWSDVRLTFSTARSAMATEPPRLGEDRLTLKERSAAERRTVDVEVREQEIAELGPVPVLGLPGVDDGGEARVLHAPAPVSVPADGRAHRVPLSVFSTAVSSEYACSPELSPLVTQVVRCDNASGHALLAGPVDLVRDSGFSGRGTLDFTAPGAPVELAFGSCDDYRVVRQAEESRDTTGITQRTVVTRTVRLHLSRFSAPGDQDGRTVVLRERIPVSEISAVEVRLREEACSPPPDVVDAEGIVRWDVPLPPGGRRTVTLVYELSASAKVAGL, encoded by the coding sequence ATGTCCACGGCCCCGAAGCCGATTCCCCTCCCCGTCACCGCCGTCACCTGCCTGGAGGACCGCGCCCACGTCGAGCGCTCCACCGTGCTGGACCTGGAAGCCGGCGTCCAGCGGCTGCGGCTCGGGCCGGTCAGCGCGCTGGCCGTCGACCGCACCCTCCACGCCGAACTGGCCGCCGATCACCCCGCGTCCGTGCTCGATGTGCGGCTCGTCCGCAGCTGGACGCCGCGCGGGCCGCTGCCGTCCACCGACGACTCGGCCCTGCGGGTGCGCGTGCACGCGCTAGAAGAGGAGCGGTTCACCCTGGAGCAGCGGTGCGACCGGCTGCGTGCCCGCCTCGGCCTGCTCGGGCGTCTCGCGGCCGATCTGCTGCGGGAGATCGGCGAGGGCGCCGGCTTCGGCGAGACCGACGGGCCCCGGTGGACCCGCGAACTGGACCGGGTGGACGGCGAGCGCGACACGTACGGCGAGCGGCTGCGCACCGCGGAGGCCCGCCTGGCCGCCGTCGCCGTCGAGCTCGGCGAAGCCGAACGAGCCATGGACCTCACCGAGGAGGAACCCGCCGAGCTGGTCGGCCACATCGAGCTGACCGTGCGGGCCGAAACCGCCGGGCCGGCCGGGCTGCGCCTGACCCACCTCACCCCGTGCGCGCTGTGGCGGCCCGCCTACCGGGCCGTGCTCGACGGTGACGCGCTCACGCTGGAGACCGACGCGATGGTCTGGCAGCGCACCGGCGAGGACTGGTCGGACGTACGACTGACGTTCTCCACGGCCAGGTCGGCGATGGCCACCGAACCACCGCGGCTGGGGGAGGACCGGCTGACGCTCAAGGAGCGCTCCGCCGCCGAGCGGCGCACCGTCGACGTCGAGGTGCGCGAGCAGGAGATCGCAGAACTCGGCCCGGTCCCGGTCCTCGGCCTGCCCGGCGTGGACGACGGCGGCGAGGCGCGCGTGCTGCACGCGCCCGCGCCCGTCTCCGTGCCGGCGGACGGCCGCGCACACCGGGTGCCGCTCTCCGTCTTCAGCACGGCCGTGAGCAGCGAGTACGCCTGCTCACCCGAGCTGTCCCCGTTGGTCACGCAGGTGGTGCGCTGCGACAACGCCTCCGGTCACGCACTGCTCGCCGGGCCGGTGGACCTGGTCCGTGACAGCGGGTTCAGCGGCCGTGGCACGCTGGACTTCACCGCACCCGGCGCCCCCGTCGAACTCGCCTTCGGCAGCTGCGACGACTACCGGGTGGTGCGGCAGGCCGAGGAGTCCCGCGACACCACCGGGATCACCCAGCGGACCGTGGTCACCCGCACGGTGCGCCTGCACCTGTCCCGGTTCTCGGCACCGGGGGACCAGGACGGGCGGACGGTCGTCCTGCGGGAGCGGATCCCGGTCTCCGAGATCTCGGCGGTGGAGGTCCGGCTGCGCGAGGAAGCCTGTTCCCCGCCGCCCGACGTGGTCGACGCCGAAGGCATCGTCCGCTGGGACGTCCCTCTTCCGCCCGGCGGCAGGCGCACGGTGACGCTGGTCTACGAGCTGTCGGCGAGCGCCAAGGTCGCCGGGCTCTGA
- a CDS encoding DUF5302 domain-containing protein yields the protein MAGESSSLEGPEPVEEGPQPVESEPSAVTPAEEDKDDLKRKFREALARKRNEQVAGAARTDASKIRGAHGPATSQRTFRRKSGG from the coding sequence ATGGCTGGCGAGTCTTCATCACTCGAAGGTCCGGAGCCGGTCGAGGAAGGTCCGCAGCCGGTCGAGTCCGAGCCCTCCGCTGTGACGCCCGCCGAGGAGGACAAGGACGACCTCAAGCGCAAGTTCCGTGAGGCTCTGGCGCGCAAGCGCAACGAGCAGGTGGCGGGTGCCGCGCGTACGGATGCGTCGAAGATCCGCGGCGCGCACGGTCCGGCCACGAGCCAGCGGACGTTTCGGCGCAAGAGCGGCGGCTGA
- a CDS encoding DUF4139 domain-containing protein, with translation MKAETTPRWSSTLDAVVVYAQGALCSRTARGTVPASGRVRVTGLPRAMEPGSLRARVVGASGLRSTELRVETDAEPLVTGTADVLRREVERLRDERAAAEGRRDRQLSLIKEVTAVHPVPPTRRREDPHRVTPVDAWLELADFVDERLTGLHARLVELEEALRLVGHELAVAQDALVRASTDAPAAHVQTTVDAVLTLDGSGDAEVELEYLVPGAVWVPAYRLTHRQGERGGRLVLRASVAQRTGEDWTGVRIALATADLRRRTDLPKLRSIRIGRRQAAPAPFGWREPPAGLADLFAGYEAAGPRPASGRAGTPVTAAAVGGPSSGPSFVPPPAPQGYGGPSAAPEVSGGVGGVPPQAFGGGMPDFAQSARPRTDGMARAGGSYPAPALMAPAAPGMPPPPAPPAAGPASAQMAAGAPQPPPRPAPVTGPPQPSGAELDYAALVLSGPDEQGDRRGRLFPASPFDPVAAEYRRRAEAVAGLPLPRHAVRPRQSAGSFDHRFDAVARADIPSDGTWHTVTVTEIPVELHTEYLCVPSVERTVYATLLLSNATDQALLAGPVEVIVDDDYLLTAALPTLAPGGVRRVGLGPAEGVQVTRRTNLHESTSGLRNNTTVLDHRVQVELANRLAKPVTVEVREQIPVTSDPDVRIEERADWTAPEVDAGHDHHAPGTRVWRVHLPAGGTAALLGGYEIRIPAGKALVGGNRRS, from the coding sequence ATGAAGGCCGAGACGACGCCACGCTGGTCATCGACCCTTGACGCGGTCGTGGTGTATGCGCAGGGCGCGCTGTGCAGCCGCACCGCCCGGGGCACCGTGCCGGCGAGCGGCCGGGTACGGGTGACAGGGCTGCCCCGCGCGATGGAGCCCGGTTCGCTGCGGGCCCGGGTCGTCGGCGCCTCCGGGCTGCGGAGCACCGAGCTCCGGGTGGAGACCGATGCCGAGCCGCTCGTCACCGGCACGGCCGACGTTCTGCGGCGCGAGGTGGAGCGGCTGCGTGATGAGCGCGCGGCGGCGGAAGGACGCCGGGACCGGCAGCTGAGCCTGATCAAGGAGGTCACGGCCGTACACCCGGTCCCGCCGACCCGCAGACGCGAGGATCCGCACCGCGTCACCCCGGTCGACGCATGGCTCGAACTCGCCGACTTCGTCGACGAACGACTCACGGGACTGCACGCCCGTCTCGTCGAGCTGGAGGAGGCCCTGCGCCTCGTCGGGCACGAACTGGCCGTCGCACAGGACGCGTTGGTCCGCGCCTCCACCGACGCGCCCGCAGCGCACGTACAGACGACCGTCGACGCGGTGCTGACCCTCGACGGCAGCGGTGACGCGGAGGTGGAACTCGAGTACCTGGTGCCGGGCGCCGTCTGGGTGCCGGCCTACCGTCTTACCCACCGGCAGGGCGAACGCGGCGGCCGTCTGGTGCTGCGCGCCTCGGTCGCGCAGCGCACCGGGGAGGACTGGACCGGCGTACGCATCGCCCTGGCCACCGCCGACCTGCGGCGCCGCACCGACCTGCCGAAGCTCCGCTCGATACGGATCGGGCGCCGTCAAGCCGCCCCCGCTCCCTTCGGCTGGCGTGAACCCCCGGCAGGGCTCGCGGACCTGTTCGCCGGGTACGAGGCGGCGGGTCCCCGACCCGCCTCGGGCCGCGCGGGTACGCCCGTCACCGCTGCTGCCGTGGGCGGGCCGTCGTCCGGGCCCTCCTTCGTACCGCCGCCCGCACCGCAGGGCTACGGCGGGCCGTCTGCCGCGCCAGAGGTGTCCGGCGGCGTCGGCGGCGTTCCCCCTCAGGCCTTCGGCGGCGGGATGCCCGACTTCGCCCAGTCGGCCCGGCCACGGACCGACGGTATGGCGCGTGCCGGTGGGTCCTACCCCGCGCCGGCCCTCATGGCGCCCGCGGCTCCGGGCATGCCGCCACCGCCTGCGCCACCGGCGGCCGGCCCGGCGTCCGCCCAGATGGCGGCCGGTGCGCCGCAGCCGCCTCCACGTCCGGCACCGGTGACCGGTCCGCCGCAGCCCAGCGGCGCCGAACTCGACTACGCCGCTCTCGTCCTGAGCGGTCCCGACGAGCAGGGTGACCGCCGGGGCCGGCTCTTTCCCGCCTCCCCCTTCGACCCGGTGGCGGCCGAATACCGCCGCCGCGCCGAAGCAGTGGCCGGCCTGCCCCTGCCCCGGCACGCCGTGCGGCCCCGCCAGTCGGCAGGTTCCTTCGACCACCGCTTCGATGCCGTCGCCCGCGCCGACATCCCCTCGGACGGCACCTGGCACACGGTCACCGTGACCGAGATCCCGGTGGAACTGCACACCGAGTACCTGTGTGTGCCGTCGGTGGAGCGGACCGTGTACGCGACCCTGCTGCTGTCGAACGCCACCGACCAGGCGCTGCTGGCCGGCCCGGTGGAGGTCATCGTCGATGACGACTACCTGCTGACCGCCGCGCTGCCCACCCTCGCCCCCGGAGGTGTCCGCCGGGTGGGCCTCGGGCCGGCCGAGGGCGTCCAGGTCACGCGCCGTACGAACCTGCACGAGTCGACCTCCGGTCTGCGCAACAACACCACCGTGCTCGACCACCGCGTACAGGTGGAGCTGGCCAACCGGCTCGCGAAGCCCGTCACCGTCGAGGTCCGCGAGCAGATACCGGTCACCTCCGATCCGGACGTCCGGATCGAGGAACGGGCCGACTGGACGGCACCGGAGGTGGACGCGGGGCACGATCACCATGCCCCGGGCACCCGTGTCTGGCGGGTGCACCTGCCCGCCGGTGGCACCGCCGCACTCCTCGGTGGCTACGAGATCCGCATCCCGGCCGGCAAGGCCCTCGTCGGCGGCAACCGCAGGAGCTGA
- a CDS encoding RNA polymerase sigma factor, with amino-acid sequence MRRRVREGDREAFALLYEQFARAVYNHGLRLTGDWSTAEEIMSETFLTAWRTRERVQEDGGSLLPWLLGIATHKADNARRGVRRRQLFLARQPQPRVEEDFAPRTIGRIDDARYLRAVQTALGRLRRQEREVLALCVWSGLDYRQTAEALGIAVGTVRSRLSRARKKLAHLAEEDREPPTARGEMTSAAAIAALPVREELT; translated from the coding sequence GTGCGCCGCCGTGTGCGCGAGGGGGACCGAGAGGCGTTCGCCCTGCTGTACGAGCAGTTCGCCCGCGCCGTCTACAACCACGGGCTGCGATTGACGGGCGACTGGTCGACAGCCGAAGAGATCATGTCCGAAACGTTCCTGACCGCGTGGCGGACCCGCGAGCGGGTGCAGGAGGACGGCGGCTCCCTGCTGCCCTGGCTGCTGGGCATCGCCACCCACAAGGCGGACAACGCCCGCCGGGGAGTCCGCAGACGGCAGTTGTTCCTGGCGCGCCAACCACAGCCACGTGTGGAGGAGGACTTCGCGCCTCGGACGATCGGGCGCATCGACGACGCACGGTACTTGCGTGCCGTGCAGACCGCGCTGGGACGGCTGCGGCGCCAGGAGCGGGAGGTACTGGCCCTGTGCGTGTGGTCCGGCCTGGACTACCGACAGACGGCCGAAGCACTGGGCATCGCCGTCGGAACCGTACGGTCCCGCCTTTCGCGTGCCCGCAAGAAGCTCGCTCACCTCGCGGAAGAAGACCGGGAACCGCCGACCGCCCGCGGAGAGATGACAAGTGCGGCCGCGATCGCGGCCCTGCCCGTACGGGAGGAGCTCACATGA
- a CDS encoding fused MFS/spermidine synthase, giving the protein MPPGHGLGSRAAALLVFGSSAAVLVVEIVALRLLAPYLGLTLETSTMVIGIALTAIAVGSWLGGRIADQVDPRRLIGPSLGVSGAVVALTPAVLRTTAEWAPAMLLLIAALTILVPGALLSAVTPMVTKLRLTSLAETGTVVGRLSGVGTVGAIVGTVLTGFVLVSRLPVSGILIGLGTLLVVGAALIEWRTRGWRGTLVLAPVVLAGGLATLVAPGGCDTETRYHCARVVADPDRASGRTLVLDGLRHSYVDLDDPTFLEFTYVRAIASVVDAAFPEGEPLAAYHLGGGGLTFPRYLAATRPGTRSLVSEIDSGVVDINRDRLGLRPESAVDVRAEDGRLGLRRLDTGSRDLVVGDAFGGVSVPWHLTTVEAMTDVRRVLNDDGVYVVNLIDHGGLAFARAEAATLSETFEHVALVGDSTDIGLDPTATPEGGNLVLLASDRPVDLRAAQEALDARRTGWKITTGDGLTSWIGNARPLTDDYAPVDQLLQPSSPRSSQ; this is encoded by the coding sequence ATGCCTCCCGGCCACGGCCTGGGTTCCCGGGCCGCGGCCCTGCTTGTGTTCGGGTCCTCGGCCGCGGTCCTGGTGGTCGAGATCGTCGCCCTGCGCCTGCTGGCTCCCTATCTCGGCCTCACCCTCGAGACCAGCACGATGGTGATCGGCATCGCGCTCACCGCGATCGCCGTCGGCTCCTGGCTGGGCGGGCGCATCGCCGACCAGGTCGATCCACGCCGGCTCATAGGTCCCTCACTCGGGGTGTCGGGGGCGGTCGTGGCGCTCACCCCCGCCGTGCTGCGGACCACCGCCGAGTGGGCGCCGGCGATGCTCCTGCTGATCGCGGCGCTGACCATCCTGGTGCCGGGCGCGCTGCTCTCCGCGGTGACGCCGATGGTGACCAAGTTGCGGCTCACCAGCCTCGCCGAGACCGGAACGGTGGTCGGCCGGCTGTCCGGCGTCGGCACCGTCGGCGCCATCGTCGGCACCGTCCTCACCGGCTTCGTCCTCGTGTCGCGGTTGCCGGTCAGCGGCATCCTGATCGGCCTGGGAACACTGCTGGTGGTCGGCGCGGCGCTGATCGAGTGGCGAACCCGCGGGTGGCGCGGCACCCTTGTCCTCGCACCCGTGGTCCTTGCCGGCGGCCTCGCCACCCTCGTCGCGCCCGGTGGCTGCGACACGGAGACCAGGTACCACTGCGCGCGGGTCGTCGCGGATCCCGACCGGGCCAGTGGCCGCACACTCGTTCTGGACGGCTTGCGGCACTCCTACGTCGACCTCGACGACCCGACCTTCCTGGAGTTCACGTATGTGCGCGCCATCGCGTCGGTGGTCGACGCCGCCTTTCCCGAAGGTGAGCCCCTGGCCGCCTATCACCTGGGAGGCGGCGGACTGACCTTTCCCCGGTATCTCGCTGCAACGCGCCCGGGGACGCGCAGCCTTGTGTCCGAGATCGACAGCGGCGTCGTGGACATCAACCGCGACCGACTCGGCCTGCGACCGGAATCCGCTGTCGACGTACGCGCCGAGGACGGCAGGCTCGGCCTGCGGCGCCTGGACACCGGCAGTCGTGACCTCGTCGTCGGCGACGCCTTCGGGGGCGTCAGTGTGCCGTGGCACCTCACCACGGTGGAAGCGATGACGGACGTCCGCCGGGTGCTCAACGATGACGGCGTGTACGTCGTCAATCTCATCGATCACGGTGGCCTGGCCTTCGCACGTGCCGAAGCAGCCACCCTCAGCGAGACGTTCGAGCACGTGGCCCTCGTCGGTGACTCCACCGACATCGGCCTGGACCCGACCGCCACCCCCGAGGGCGGCAATCTGGTGCTGCTCGCCTCCGACCGGCCGGTCGACCTGCGCGCGGCCCAGGAAGCGCTGGACGCCCGGCGAACCGGCTGGAAGATCACCACCGGCGACGGCCTCACCTCCTGGATCGGCAACGCCCGACCGCTCACCGACGACTACGCCCCCGTCGACCAGCTCCTCCAGCCGTCCAGCCCACGAAGCAGTCAGTGA